In Quercus robur chromosome 10, dhQueRobu3.1, whole genome shotgun sequence, a genomic segment contains:
- the LOC126702890 gene encoding stearoyl-[acyl-carrier-protein] 9-desaturase, chloroplastic-like produces MALVLNSFNFYSLPSILPLPRMRTPRSPKFSMTSTLFSNTKVAEKSLGHPTEFNVNKSYPMQPKKVEIFKSMEDWAKNNVLTILKPVEECWQPQDFLPNLTSDGFIEEVHELRERTRDIPNEYFVALVGDMITEEALPTYQTRINSTKIFHDETGVDNTPWAIWTRAWSAEENRHGDLLNKYLFLSGRVDMKQIEKTTQYLIRSGTDLGFGDDPYRLTIYTSFQERATFISHANTAKLAMQHGDIKLAQICGIIASDEKRHETAYTKIAEKLFELDPNDMVIAFADMMKRKISMPAHLMYDGHDHNLFDHFAIVASRIGVYTARDYREIVELLVTKWKVQKLTGLTSEGREAQDYVCRLAQRMRRLEERAMAKAQKAPTIPFSWISDRVG; encoded by the exons ATGGCTTTAGTACTCAACTCCTTCAACTTTTATTCCCTTCCTTCAATACTTCCTCTCCCACGAATGAGAACTCCGAGATCTCCTAAATTTTCTATGACTTCTACCCTTTTCTCCAACACAAA AGTAGCAGAAAAGTCTTTAGGCCATCCTACTGAATTCAATGTCAACAAATCCTATCCCATGCAACCTAAGaaagttgaaattttcaaatctatGGAGGATTGGGCTAAAAACAATGTCCTAACTATCCTAAAACCTGTTGAGGAATGTTGGCAACCACAAGATTTTTTGCCAAATCTTACCTCAGATGGATTTATTGAGGAAGTCCATGAATTAAGGGAGAGAACAAGAGACATTCCAAATGAGTACTTTGTGGCCTTAGTGGGTGATATGATCACTGAAGAAGCCCTTCCAACTTACCAAACTCGAATTAATTCTACTAAAATTTTTCACGATGAAACAGGTGTAGATAACACACCTTGGGCAATTTGGACTAGGGCATGGAGTGCAGAAGAAAATAGGCATGGTGATCTTCTTAATAAGTACCTTTTCCTTTCCGGCAGAGTGGACATGAAACAAATCGAGAAGACAACTCAATACTTGATTCGGTCAGGAACG GATCTTGGCTTCGGGGATGATCCATACCGTCTAACCATTTACACATCATTCCAAGAACGAGCAACATTTATCTCTCATGCAAACACAGCCAAGCTGGCCATGCAACATGGGGACATAAAGCTTGCCCAAATATGTGGCATAATTGCCTCAGATGAGAAGCGTCATGAAACTGCATATACAAAAATAGCTGAAAAGCTTTTTGAGCTCGATCCAAATGATATGGTAATAGCCTTCGCAGACATGATGAAGAGGAAAATCTCAATGCCAGCCCATTTGATGTATGATGGCCATGACCATAATCTTTTTGATCACTTTGCTATCGTTGCATCAAGGATTGGGGTCTACACGGCTAGAGACTATAGAGAAATTGTGGAACTTTTGGTGACTAAATGGAAGGTACAGAAGCTGACTGGACTTACAAGTGAGGGACGAGAAGCCCAGGACTATGTATGTAGGTTGGCTCAAAGGATGAGAAGGCTAGAGGAGAGAGCTATGGCAAAGGCCCAAAAAGCACCCACCATTCCTTTCAGCTGGATTTCTGATAGAGTGGGGTAG